The Vibrio syngnathi DNA window CTTCGCGACATTCTGCTTCAGTCAAACAACCAAATTCTTTGTTAAGCTCACGCATTTGGAGTTCATAACCACGTTCTACAATCGTTTGTAGACGCTGGTATTTAGCTGAGTTCTCAGGATCCATTTGAGACATAAGGTAGTATTGATTTGATAGAATTAGACGCTGAGCATTGGTCATTTCCATGGGAGGAACCTCACTAAAAAACTAAATGTTATATTATTTGTTGCAGTAAGAGTAACAGCATTCCTAAGAGTGGAAACATGATCTCAACACGGATTTAATATGATTTTTTGAATTGATAAACAAAAGTTGTAAAGAAAAGTGAAAGGATTGTTTGGCTCATAAAAGAAAATGCCCCAATCGAAATTGAGGCGTTTGAAATCACTATTAACGTAAGTCTAAATTAGTATTTTACGTTTGAATGGTATTGACTGAGGATAGCTACAATCTCATCCATTTTCTCTTTGCTTGGCGGGTTTGTACCTTCAAGAGGGTAGTCGTGCCCCAATGCTTCCCACTTATGAGCACCTAGCTTGTGGTAAGGAAGCAGTTCTACTTTTTCGATGTTATCCATGTCCTTGATGAATTCACCTAGAAGATGAGCATCTTCAGGACTATCCGTGTAGCCAGGAACAATCACATAACGAATCCACGTCTTCTTACCTATTTTGTGTAGGTAGCGTGCAAAATCCAGAGTACGTCTGTTTGATACACCAATGAAATCGTGGTGAATTTCATCTCGCATATGTTTAAGATCCAGCATGACCAGATCAGAGGCTTCTAGTACTTCATCGACCACTTCAGTGTGTTTACGAATATAGCCATTAGTATCAAGACAAGTGTGGATGCCTTCTGCTTGCGCCGCGCGGAAAAAATCACGAACAAACTCAGGTTGTAGCATCGCTTCACCACCAGAACAGGTGATACCACCGCCTGATGCTTTCATGAAATGACGATAAGATTTTGCTTCGTTGATGATTTCTTCGACCGTTACTTCCTTTCCGTCATGAAGATCCCATGTATCGCGATTATGGCAGTACATACAACGCATTAAGCAGCCTTGAAGAAACACAATAAAGCGGATACCAGGGCCATCGACAGTACCACAAGATTCGAATGAGTGAATGCGACCAGTTGTAGACATGAGCTATTCTCGTAGAGGAATTTATACCGTTTATTTTATTACAAAAACGGCACATAAAATAGGGTCAAATGGTAACTAGGTCTTTAAAAATAAAGGCAATCACCAGTGAAGATGATTGCCTTTATTAAACTTGAAAAGTAGGCGATGAAAGCCTTTTCTATGGCTAGAAGAAAGCAAACATAGTGATGCCACCAGTACCGTATATTGACTTTGTTGCTTCTTCGTAATCGGGTGTTTTTGCCGTGAGTGCGAAAGATGCACCAACGTATTGGTTATACCAAGCAATACCAAGTACAGCTGTTGCTTGAATGTTCTCTAAGGTTACATCGTAGATAGCGGGATCTTGGTCGTTTTTCTTTGCGTAATCATTAACACCGGAGCGATCCCCTTCGATAGTCAGGTCATTAAATCGGTAACGCCCTTCAAGGCCAGCGTAAGTAAACCAACCTGTATTTGATGCACCTATCATGCCTGCTTTGAATGGGTTTTCTGTGCTGATGTTAGCTGCGCCAAAGTTGCCGCCCAAGTCAGTACCCCAACGGAACATAAACCCAGTAGAAATGTCGCTTCTAAAATTACCAACGTTGATCTCTGATACGTTAGAGATTTCGAAGTCAGTATTCGCTAACGCTTGATTACGCATTAGGTTGAAATGACTTAAGTAACCAAGGCTACCTGCGTACTCATCATCAACTTGATACTTCCAACCCATAGGTTCGTCTGATTTAGTGATTGAGTGAACCAGTTTTTGAGCGTCTTCGGAAAGTGCTCGCTCGCCTGTAGTACCAAACGTGATGTTAAAACGCTGGGCTTGTTGTGGGTTCAAGCTGATGTAGTTGAATTCTGTATGTAGGTAACCTGCGTATGGACGATCATTGGCTGATGGTTTTTCTAATTCAATGTCAGAAGGCGTGTACATCTTGTGACCAATGGTGATTTCCCACTTATCTAAAGAGCTTGCGCCCCAATAGGAAAGGCTCAATGGTTTTACCCAAGCGTATGGCGTAATACTTGACGATGTGTAACCCAGAAATAAACCGTTGGTATAGTCTTGGTCGACACCAAAGATACCATCGTTGTCTAACGCAAAAGTTAGCGTAGAGCGTTCAGATGCCAGTGATGAACAAGAGAGGAGAATCAGTGGTAAATAACGAAGGTATTTCATGTAGCGGTTACTCTAAAATGATGAGCAGAAATAGTACCGTAGTTTGAGTGGTTTTGTAGAAAAAAAGTGAACGGAAGGGGGCTTTTCTGCTCAATCTAACACTTTGAGAGGCTGGTTAAATCAATACGATTTATGCCAGATATAAAAAAGCCCCGCACATTGGCGAGGCTAATTAATATTACTGAGTAATCAGTTTAAGCGTTTAAGCTTATAGAGACTCAGTAAATGTACGTGCGATTACGTCAGCTTGCTGCTCTGTAGTCAGAGAGTTAAAGCGTACAGCGTAACCAGAAACACGAATCGTTAGCTGAGGGTATTTCTCAGGGTGCTTAACTGCGTCTTCAAGAGTTTCGCGGTTAAGAACGTTTACGTTCAGGTGTTGACCACCTTCAATGCCAGCTTCGTGGTGGAAGTAACCATCCATTAGGCCTGCAAGGTTAGCACGTTGGCTATCTTCTTCTTTACCTAGCGCGTTTGGCACGATAGAGAAAGTGTAAGAGATACCATCTTGAGCATCAGCAAACGGTAGTTTACCTACAGACGTTAGTGAAGCTACAGCGCCTTTCTCATCACGACCGTGCATTGGGTTAGCACCAGGAGCGAAAGGAGCGCCAGCACGACGACCGTCTGGAGTGTTACCAGTTTTCTTACCGTAAACCACGTTAGACGTGATAGTAAGAACTGACTGTGTAGGGATTGAATCACGGTAAGTCTTAAGCTTACGGATCTTGTTCATGAACGTAGAAACTAGTTCACAAGCAATGTCATCTACACGAGAGTCGTTGTTACCGTATTTAGGGTAATCGCCTTCGATTTCGAAGTCAGTTGCGATGCCATCTTCGTCGCGGATTGGTTTAACAGTCGCGAATTTGATTGCAGACAGTGAGTCAGCTGCAACAGATAGACCAGCAATACCACAAGCCATGGTACGACGAACGTCACGGTCATGAAGAGCCATTAGAGAAGCTTCGTAGCTGTACTTGTCGTGCATGTAGTGAATGCTGTTTAGTGCAGTCACGTATTGCTTAGCTAACCAATCCATGAATGTGTCTAGGCGACCCATTACGTCATCGTAGTTAAGTACTTCGTCAGTGATCTTGTCGCCAACTGGGCCAACTTGCATTTTAAGCTTCTCATCAACGCCGCCGTTGATTGCGTAAAGCATAGTTTTTGCAAGGTTAGCACGAGCGCCGAAGAACTGCATTTGCTTACCAACGATCATTGGCGATACACAACAAGCGATTGCGTAATCATCAGAACCAAGGTCAGGACGCATTAGGTCATCATTTTCGTACTGGATAGAAGAAGTATCGATAGATACCTTCGCACAGAAACGTTTGAAGCCGTCAGGTAGTTGCTCAGACCAAAGAACAGTGATGTTTGGCTCTGGAGAAGGACCCATAGTGTATAGCGAGTTTAGGAAACGGAAGTTCGAACGCGTTACTAGCGTACGACCGTCGATACCCATACCACCCATAGATTCTGTTGCCCAGATTGGGTCGCCAGAGAATAGCTCATCGTACTCAGGAGTACGTAGGAAACGAACCATACGCAGCTTCATTACGAAGTGGTCGATCATT harbors:
- the pflA gene encoding pyruvate formate lyase 1-activating protein, with the protein product MSTTGRIHSFESCGTVDGPGIRFIVFLQGCLMRCMYCHNRDTWDLHDGKEVTVEEIINEAKSYRHFMKASGGGITCSGGEAMLQPEFVRDFFRAAQAEGIHTCLDTNGYIRKHTEVVDEVLEASDLVMLDLKHMRDEIHHDFIGVSNRRTLDFARYLHKIGKKTWIRYVIVPGYTDSPEDAHLLGEFIKDMDNIEKVELLPYHKLGAHKWEALGHDYPLEGTNPPSKEKMDEIVAILSQYHSNVKY
- a CDS encoding lipid A deacylase LpxR family protein, which encodes MKYLRYLPLILLSCSSLASERSTLTFALDNDGIFGVDQDYTNGLFLGYTSSSITPYAWVKPLSLSYWGASSLDKWEITIGHKMYTPSDIELEKPSANDRPYAGYLHTEFNYISLNPQQAQRFNITFGTTGERALSEDAQKLVHSITKSDEPMGWKYQVDDEYAGSLGYLSHFNLMRNQALANTDFEISNVSEINVGNFRSDISTGFMFRWGTDLGGNFGAANISTENPFKAGMIGASNTGWFTYAGLEGRYRFNDLTIEGDRSGVNDYAKKNDQDPAIYDVTLENIQATAVLGIAWYNQYVGASFALTAKTPDYEEATKSIYGTGGITMFAFF
- the pflB gene encoding formate C-acetyltransferase, with product MAEQFAKAWEDFAAGEWQSEVNVRDFIQKNYTPYEGDESFLVSEGTEATNKLWSSVMEGIKQENATKAPVDFDTSVISTITAHDAGYIEKDLETIVGLQTEKPLKRAIIPNGGVRMVEGSCKAYGETLDPMVSKIYSEYRKTHNAGVFDIYTPDILKCRKSGVLTGLPDAYGRGRIIGDYRRVALYGIDFLMKDKAAQFASLQERFENGEDLSATMQLREEISEQHRALGQIKQMAEKYGFDISEPAQTAQEAIQWTYFGYLAAVKSQNGAAMSLGRTSTFLDIYIERDIAAGKITEDQAQEMIDHFVMKLRMVRFLRTPEYDELFSGDPIWATESMGGMGIDGRTLVTRSNFRFLNSLYTMGPSPEPNITVLWSEQLPDGFKRFCAKVSIDTSSIQYENDDLMRPDLGSDDYAIACCVSPMIVGKQMQFFGARANLAKTMLYAINGGVDEKLKMQVGPVGDKITDEVLNYDDVMGRLDTFMDWLAKQYVTALNSIHYMHDKYSYEASLMALHDRDVRRTMACGIAGLSVAADSLSAIKFATVKPIRDEDGIATDFEIEGDYPKYGNNDSRVDDIACELVSTFMNKIRKLKTYRDSIPTQSVLTITSNVVYGKKTGNTPDGRRAGAPFAPGANPMHGRDEKGAVASLTSVGKLPFADAQDGISYTFSIVPNALGKEEDSQRANLAGLMDGYFHHEAGIEGGQHLNVNVLNRETLEDAVKHPEKYPQLTIRVSGYAVRFNSLTTEQQADVIARTFTESL